The nucleotide window CTTCTCGACCGCGTGCTCGACCGCCTCGTCAGTGCGGTCGCGGGCGCGGTCGACGAGGTCCCTCCGTTCGCTCTGTCCCTCCTCGAGGATCCGCTCGCGTTCGGCGTCGATCTCCTCGCGCGCCTCGGCGAGCCGTTCTTCCTCGAGTTCGTCGGCTTCGGCCTCGGCGTCTTCGAGGATCTCGTCGGCCTCCGCCCGGGCGGCCTGGATCTGCTCGTCCCGGTCGGACTCCGCCTCGGCGACGATCTCCTCGGCGTCTGCCTCGGCCTCCTTCACTCGTTCGAGAACTTCGGGTCTCGGCATTGGTAGTCGTCGTTCGATGCTTGGTCTACGTGCGTATAAGGTGTTTGCGAAACGTTGCAAGGCCGACTCGGTCGTGTGACGGGGGGTGTGGGGGGCTGGCGCTCCGAGCTGGGGATGGGTTTCGGGTCGTCGTGGGCGGCGTGTCTCCCGGCAGTGTTACTGCTCGTCGATTCCGACCCGACTCTGGGCCTCTTCTGTCGACATCGTCCACCCCGCCGCGAGATCCTCGTATCCCTCCGAGACGCCCTCCTGCGCGCCGGACGTCAACACTGGGTCCGTCGTGTCGCGCAGCACCTCGCGGACGAACTCCGACCGATTGGTGTACTCCAACTCCTCGGCGAGTTCGTCGACTGTCTCCAGGAGTTTCCTCGGCACTTTCACGTTGAGCTTCACCATCTCCCCGTCGTTGTCGTCCACATCCACATGCCTTGGTGCCCGTGTGGTACAAATAGAGTTGTCGGCGGGGACCTCGGTGGCGGTGAGTCGTCCGCGTGGCGCGCGGAGAAGAGTCCGTCGGTCCGCTGTACCGATGTGCGGGGACTCTTGTGGTCCGCCTCTCTCCTGACGAACATGAGTAGTGACGAGATCGGCCCCTGACTCGGCCGCAGATTTTTTGATCATGTGACACGATACACCGTCAACCTCCGCAAAACTGAAAATACACGGAGACGAGACGGCTAGCGATGGGCCTCTCTCCCCGAACACTGAAGTTCGCTGTCGACATCGGGCGGAAGGCGTACGACCGCCTCACCGACACGGACCTCGACGCGCAGATCGAAACCGCGGCGATGGCGGCCGGGGAACGCGCCGCGGAGGACGACGAGGACCTCGACCCGACGGGTGTCCGCGATCTGATCGCCGTCACGCTCCAAGACAGCACGGAGTTGGCCGAGGGTGTCGACGAACTGATCGAGCGCGGGGAGCCGGTCGCCGCAGAGACAGAGTTGCTCGCGGAGGAACTGGCTCGGCTGGGCAACGAGTACGACCCCCTGGCGGCGGTCGCGGTCGGAAGTATCGACTGGCCCGCGGTGGCGGAGACGTTTCTGGAGACGTTCGAGCGGGAGGTGGCCGCGACGGACGGCGACCAACGCTGGCTGTTGTTCCAGGCGTACAATCAGCGCGTGCTCGACGCGGTGACGCCCGACGAGTTCGCCGAGGCGCGCCAGCGGCTCACCGACGAGGGCTTCGACGTGGTGAGTGACACCGACTTCGAGACCGAGATCGAGAGTCCCCGACTGGCGTGGCGTGAGCCGTTCGACTGGCACCACCTCACCAACGACTACGCGGTCGACAGATACCACGGCGACAGCGACCGGACGTTCACCGAGGAGGTTCTGGCGACACTCGACGGCGGCGGCCACCAACTGCTGTTCGGGCCGCCGGGGTCGGGGAAGACGGTCGCCTGCCGACAGGCGGCGGCTGCGTGGCACCACGACGACGAGACGGGGCCGGTGATCCACTGGCGTGGCGGGCTGAGCGGTAAACGGATCGACCCCAAGACACTGGAGCAAGCCGTCGAGACGCTCCGGAAACTCGGCGACACGCTCGTCGTCGTCGAGGACGCTGCCCGAAACCCGACGCTTCCGATCTTCGAGTTCCTGAACGAGGATCTGGCAGACGAGCCGGACGTGAGCGTCCTGCTCGACGCCCGCGAGTACGAACTCGACAGGCTCGGGCAACGGATCGGGCGCGCCTCTGACAACGACAGCGTGGGGCAGTCGGTGTCCAACAGACTCGGCACACTGACGGAACGCGACAGGGTCCCGTATCTCTCGGTCAGGGAGATTGACGAGATCTTCGACCGATTCGCCGCGACGACCGACTCCAACAGAGAGGTGCTCCCGTCGGCAGAGGCGGTGTTCCGACACCTCACCACCATCGAGAGTCGTGAACGAGAGACGGCCACTCCGGACGACGACCACGGCGAGACGACCGCGGCGGCCACCGAAACGAGCGACGCGACCGGCGAGGAGAGTAGTGCCGAACCGAACGAAGCCGACGCAGACGCGGTTCGTGAGACGCCGCGGATCACACCCGAACAGATCCGCCAGACCGTCGGTGGCAATTCGTCGGTGTCCGTCGCCAGCCCGATGTTGATGCTCTCTTACTACCTCCCGGTGGCGGCCGACGACGAAGATGCCGACACAGCAGACGGGGAGGTCGACACGGATATCTCGAAGTCACCGTTGGAACAACGCGTGCGGTCCGTGTTCGACGAACTGAACGGCTCCGACAAGACGGATGACGAGTCCACGCCGGCGGTCCTCCGCCGCAGAGCGGTGTTGACGATAGCGACGCTCGCGGCGGCGGACCTTCCGATTCACGAGTCGTATCTCTACGCACTCGCCGACGGAGATTCTGACTACGACGTGATCGAGAGTGTGATCGACGACTACCGCGGGCGTGTCCACTTCGGACGAGCTGGAGAGGTGACCGGCGAGGGGAAACACGTCTTCCGGTCGCCACACGAACTCTGGGGGCTCACCTACCTCTACGTTCACGAGATGGAGTCGAAAAGATCCACTGTTCACTTCGAGAAGTCGATGAACACCGTGTTCTCGGTGATCGGCGACGAGTCCGTGCGGCGGGAACTGGGAGACGCGAAGATGGCGTTCAGAGATCAGACATACTTGTTCGGGTTCTTGAAGGACGATCCGACACAGGTCGCAGACACCGTCGTCAGTCAACTGTTCCAGATCGGAAAAGACAGGCCTACGCTCGTCAACCTGTTCGGGAGAACTCGGCGGTCGCGTCTCGAACTCCCGGAATATTGTTCCGACGAGACGTTCGTCAAGCAGTCGC belongs to Halobaculum sp. MBLA0143 and includes:
- a CDS encoding ribbon-helix-helix domain-containing protein, with protein sequence MVKLNVKVPRKLLETVDELAEELEYTNRSEFVREVLRDTTDPVLTSGAQEGVSEGYEDLAAGWTMSTEEAQSRVGIDEQ
- the ahaH gene encoding ATP synthase archaeal subunit H, with the translated sequence MPRPEVLERVKEAEADAEEIVAEAESDRDEQIQAARAEADEILEDAEAEADELEEERLAEAREEIDAERERILEEGQSERRDLVDRARDRTDEAVEHAVEKFEEAVHAQT